In Scomber japonicus isolate fScoJap1 chromosome 7, fScoJap1.pri, whole genome shotgun sequence, one genomic interval encodes:
- the matk gene encoding megakaryocyte-associated tyrosine-protein kinase: MSWAAGTQCVAKGDHRKAKPGELAYHKGDILTIVDTSTKKGYFKARHNTTGDEGLVNSTNVREREALRVNPGLSLMPWFHGNISGPEAVSKLQPPEDGLFLVRESVRHPGDYVLCISVSGEVVHYRVIYKDNKLTIDNVEYFYNLIDMIEFYSENKGSIATTLLKPKQKPGAKSAELELSKSGWLLDITKLTLGENIGEGEFGAVYEGDYMGQRVAVKTIKCDVTAQAFLQETTVMTKLQHKNLVRLLGVILHKGLHIVTELMTKGNLVNFLRTRGRSVVNSVKLLRFALDVCEGMEYLESKKLVHRDLAARNVLVSDDSVAKVSDFGLTKDLKVSDSVKLPIKWTAPEALKKEKFSTKSDVWSYGILLWEIFSYGRQPYPKMSLQEVKARVEGGYRMESPEDCPAGVYSLMRICWEQEPRKRPTFHKLREKLEQEMQEMSKHSR; the protein is encoded by the exons ATGAGCTGGGCTGCTGGGACACAGTGTGTGGCCAAGGGGGACCACAGGAAAGCCAAACCTGGAGAACTGGCATACCACAAAGGAGACATCCTCACTATTGTGGATACGAGCACG AAGAAAGGATACTTCAAGGCAAGGCACAACACCACAGGAGATGAGGGACTTGTCAACTCCACTAATGTTCGTGAAAGAGAGGCTCTGCGCGTGAATCCAGGCCTCAGCCTCATGCC CTGGTTTCATGGTAACATCTCCGGCCCGGAGGCGGTGAGTAAGCTGCAGCCGCCCGAGGATGGCCTGTTCCTGGTGCGAGAGTCTGTCCGCCACCCTGGTGACTACGTCCTGTGCATCAGTGTCTCCGGAGAGGTCGTCCATTACCGAGTGATATATAAGGACAATAAGTTGACCATTGATAACGTGGAGTATTTCTACAACCTTATTGACATGATAGag TTCTACTCAGAGAACAAAGGTTCCATTGCTACAACTCTTCTGAAGCCCAAGCAAAAACCTGGAGCCAAATCAGCTGAGTTGGAGCTCTCTAAAT cgGGATGGCTGCTGGACATCACGAAGCTCACACTGGGAGAAAATATTGGAGAGGGGGAGTTTGGTG CTGTTTATGAAGGGGACTATATGGGCCAGAGGGTGGCAGTAAAGACCATCAAATGTGATGTCACAGCCCAGGCTTTCCTGCAGGAGACCACAGTAATGAC GAAGCTCCAACATAAAAACCTGGTGCGATTGTTGGGGGTCATCCTTCACAAAGGGCTTCACATCGTTACAGAGCTCATGACGAAG ggtaACCTTGTTAACTTTCTCAGGACAAGAGGGCGTTCAGTTGTAAACTCTGTCAAGCTGCTTCGCTTTGCACT tgaTGTGTGTGAGGGGATGGAGTACCTGGAGTCTAAGAAGCTGGTTCATAGAGACTTGGCAGCTCGTAACGTCCTAGTCTCTGATGACAGCGTAGCCAAGGTTAGTGACTTTGGCCTGACCAAGGATCTGAAGGTGTCAGATAGCGTGAAACTGCCAATCAAATGGACTGCTCCAGAAGCTCTGAAGAAAGAG AAATTCTCCACAAAGTCAGATGTTTGGAGTTACGGTATTCTTCTATGGGAGATTTTCTCTTATGGCCGTCAACCCTACCCTAAAATG TCTCTTCAGGAGGTGAAGGCGAGAGTGGAGGGAGGGTATCGCATGGAGTCTCCAGAGGACTGTCCAGCAGGCGTTTACTCTCTGATGAGGATTTGCTGGGAACAAGAGCCACGCAAAAGGCCCACTTTCCACAAACTGAGGGAGAAACTTGAACAAGAGATGCAAGAGATGAGTAAACACAGCCGATAG